The uncultured Methanobrevibacter sp. genome has a segment encoding these proteins:
- a CDS encoding ferredoxin, with translation MRFRYHQPTPNFYSIDNPIKPKTTITDDFLDEFRDIALASRFVGLSYSKLSDEFKSEWDIDWDNIIILKYFMSSDILKMDPSKEKCKLMDAEFQEFGQKTFALADILRQEGFRADLINPLDDRVSLRAIALQSNEAVITRSNMCMFREGLNLGFFMIKTSIENLPFKTENDMGWVRDYCSTCGVCIDRCPENAFDDDEKFIRKSCTAHREGCSVCIDFCPFYKRGYEKVKQRYGRMKK, from the coding sequence ATGAGATTTAGGTATCATCAACCTACTCCTAATTTTTACAGTATTGATAATCCTATTAAACCAAAAACAACCATCACAGATGATTTTTTAGATGAATTCAGAGATATCGCTCTTGCGTCACGATTTGTTGGACTCAGCTATTCCAAGTTAAGTGACGAGTTTAAAAGCGAGTGGGACATCGACTGGGACAATATAATTATACTCAAGTATTTCATGTCCTCAGACATTCTTAAGATGGATCCTTCAAAGGAAAAATGCAAGTTGATGGATGCGGAATTTCAGGAATTCGGCCAGAAAACATTTGCACTTGCAGACATTTTAAGACAAGAGGGTTTCAGGGCGGATTTGATCAATCCTTTGGATGACCGTGTAAGTTTGAGGGCAATAGCATTACAGTCAAACGAAGCGGTCATTACAAGAAGCAACATGTGCATGTTCAGGGAAGGGTTGAACCTTGGATTTTTCATGATTAAAACATCAATTGAAAACCTGCCGTTTAAAACCGAAAACGACATGGGATGGGTGAGGGACTACTGCTCAACATGCGGCGTGTGCATTGACAGATGCCCTGAAAACGCATTTGACGATGATGAGAAATTCATAAGGAAATCATGCACTGCCCATCGTGAAGGCTGCAGTGTGTGCATCGATTTCTGTCCATTTTACAAAAGAGGTTATGAGAAGGTAAAACAAAGATACGGGAGAATGAAAAAATGA
- a CDS encoding putative zinc-binding protein: MSDKIALVSCSGLSPLGLVVRAASVELALENDNIVAACITEYSAQPNNCSPILEDAKIVTITGCGDDCASVILNDKDVDVVKNISADAVVKTYDLNPLDAVRLDEDGEKAVEILKRYILKELEGI, from the coding sequence ATGAGTGATAAAATAGCATTGGTATCTTGCAGCGGATTAAGTCCGCTCGGATTAGTAGTAAGGGCAGCCAGCGTTGAACTGGCACTTGAAAACGATAACATTGTAGCGGCATGCATCACAGAGTATTCAGCACAGCCAAACAATTGCTCTCCAATTCTTGAGGATGCAAAGATCGTTACAATAACCGGCTGTGGGGATGACTGCGCTTCAGTAATCCTAAACGATAAGGATGTTGATGTGGTTAAAAACATTTCAGCCGATGCAGTTGTCAAAACCTATGATTTGAATCCATTGGATGCAGTCAGACTGGATGAAGACGGTGAAAAGGCTGTGGAGATATTGAAACGTTATATCTTGAAAGAGCTTGAAGGAATCTAA
- a CDS encoding UPF0254 family protein, with the protein MIKIATAECFTHGKIGMELHALAQDYEGNFGCEYVENPEKYGDFNYNELSVTCSLFIPTIEAVSKILNVENPPKPKMLIKGIKVYDESGDKKVSKIMAQSVKDLSDCDIAVGTTAGIGHGAITIITPKYEITTTTSVYADLRENNSEMLFSRSEDGIKKTLEMILLILNDDICKIKEMENVEIRSR; encoded by the coding sequence ATGATTAAGATAGCGACAGCGGAATGTTTCACACATGGAAAAATCGGAATGGAACTTCATGCATTAGCTCAAGATTATGAAGGAAACTTCGGATGCGAATATGTTGAAAACCCTGAAAAATATGGTGATTTCAACTATAATGAGCTTAGCGTAACATGCAGCCTATTCATCCCTACAATAGAGGCCGTTTCCAAAATATTGAATGTTGAAAATCCTCCAAAACCGAAAATGCTAATTAAGGGCATTAAGGTTTATGATGAATCCGGAGATAAGAAAGTAAGTAAAATCATGGCCCAATCCGTTAAAGACTTGAGCGACTGTGATATCGCCGTCGGCACAACTGCCGGAATCGGACATGGGGCAATAACAATAATCACACCTAAATATGAAATAACAACAACAACCAGCGTTTATGCTGATTTGCGTGAAAACAACAGTGAAATGCTCTTCAGTCGATCGGAGGATGGAATTAAGAAAACATTGGAGATGATCCTATTAATTTTAAACGATGATATCTGCAAAATAAAGGAAATGGAAAATGTTGAAATACGTTCCCGTTAG